The Delphinus delphis chromosome 13, mDelDel1.2, whole genome shotgun sequence DNA window AACAGGGTAGAAATCTGTGAGCTTACGATTCTGCTGCGTTTTTCCTTGAGCTCTGGggtgagaaaggaagaggagaaaacaagTATTAGCACCGAGACCGCATTCACGTCCAGGAGGCACACAACCCCCGAGCAGCAGGCTCCTTGGAAGCCATGTCACTTCAACACCTCTGTCCACCGTGGCCCAGGGTCACTCAGGCTCACCTGCTCACGGGGGCCTCAGAGAGTGTCAAAGACAGGCTGCCTACTCTCGGCGGGGAGCGGGCTCCTGAGCTCTGGACCCGTGACAGACCAAGATGCTGACAAACAGTGGTGTCCCCGGTGGCGACTCAGGAATCTGAGCCTTGACGGCTCAAGGGGCTGAGAGGGTGGGTGGCCTCACCCCTGCCAGCACTGGGCAGGCTGCCCTGTGTTAGGGGTGGCCTCCAGGGGGCGCTTACTTTTTCCTGGGAGCCTGTTTGGCCCTGACGGGCTTTTTCAGGGCTTGCTTGGCGGCAGCTGCATTGGGAGAATCACAAGACGAGGTCGGGGTTTTGGGAGGTTCTGTTGCTTCAGATTTTTGGTTTGGAAAAGGGGCCAGGGGACCTCTCCTGGCGTCTTTGATCTTCTGTTCCTCGGCCTTCATGGAGCTTCGTATTGCATTCCCAgagtttcttttctctgtgggcagagggtggggggagacaggcTGACTCTGGACCCACCGGCTCCCACTTTCCAGCCCTCAGCCGCATGCTAAGACAGGcttggagagaagagagggatgGGGCGTGTTGGGCAGCCGTGCCCTTGGGCTGTTAAGCCTGGTGTCCACTAACCAGTATCTTGGGCAAAGCGTCTGGCTTTACTTTTTGACCCAGACACTGGGTGCAGCTTTTGGtcttctgcatcttttttttctttttctagctttgttgaggtataattgagaaATACAATTATAAGATATTTGAAATGTTACACCATGATGAGTCAACATATACATTGTGAGTGGATCCCTCTCATCTAATTAATCAACACATCGGGCCTTCTGCATCTTGAAAGAGCCCTTGAAGCAGAAGCACCACGGCCAGCAACACTGGCGTGAGGGCTCGACCAATGGCTTTTCAGGAAATGGGCTGCAGACCCCAGGGAAAAAAGCTAAATTCCTAAAGGGTGGGCCAGTGTTGGTGGACAGGAGTAAGGCAATAAAGCAGAACCTCTCCCCAGCAAAGACCTCTTCCCCAAGAGCTAGCTGCCTGGAGTGATTCATTTCAGactcgttttcttttttttttttttttaaattccctgttCTAACAGGGTCGAAGCCCAGTGTTCACAGTGGTTCCCAGCACGGTGCCCCGACACCAGTCAGTGTGTTGTTGAGGGACATCGCCAATGACTTGTTACTAAAAATAGTTGTGGAGCACCAGTGTTggactattttttttcaaaagagattTTACTTTTAACAGATAATTAAAtaatgcattgctggtgggaatgtaagatggtgcagtcactttggaaaagaatttggcagttctccaaaatgttaaacatagagttaccatatgacccagcaattctagtTCTAGGAATCTATCAAGAGAATTAAAAGcagatgtctacacaaaaacctgtatatgaACGTCTGCAGCAGCTTATTAATagtcaaaaaatggaaacaacctgaacgtccatcaaatgatgaatgggtcaagaaaatgtggtacatctgcaggatggaatattattcagccacagaaaggaacgaagtactgacacaggctacaacatggatgaaccctgaaaacattataatGAGTCaaagaggccagacacaaaaggccacgtattagatgattccatttatatgaaatgtccggaataggcaaatccatagagacaggatATAAATTaggggctgcctggggctgggggaagggaggaatggggagcgACTGTGAATAGGTACAGGTTTtctttttgggatgatgaaaatgtactGGAGTTTAACAGAGGTGATAGTcgcacatatctgtgaatatgctaaaaaccactgaatcgtACCCTTTAAAATGGTGAACTTCAGGATATcagaattatatctcaataaacaaaagagaaaaataaatacatcagcACCCATCCAGACCATTCTGGCTCCTTGTACGCCCTCCTGGGTGGAGGTAAGGCGTCAGGCATAACCCTACAAGTGGGTGGTGCTTGTGAACATCAGCAGTCATGTTGAGTCTGCATCAAGGCAGGAAAAGGGTCTAGAATCATGGACAAGAACCTGGACCTTGGGGTCTCCTCCAATGTTCCTCCAGCCCCCAATTCTGACTGTCGCCACGTAATAACACTACGAGTCAAATCAGCTAGCTTGTGCCCCGTGTCCCCATTTAGGACAATCTACATCCTGCCCCGTTCCAGAGGGGACGTGAGACTGGCTGAGTGCCATCTCAAAAGAGCCCCTTCCCCAACCCAGTGTGGTGAGTGCTGTTCTGAGTGCTGCCTACGCTGAACTGCGGGGAGGGGCAGGCCGTGATGCTCACAGCCCAGTGGAGAACAGGCTGACGTATGGAGTGCTCACAAAGCCGCCCCCCACTCCTTTTTTCTGGCCGCACTGCACGGCTTttgagatcttaattcccccgaacggggactgaacctggggtccagggcagtgaaagagccgagtcctaactactgggccaccagggaattccctcacaaAGCCCATCTGCACCTGCTCTTTAACTGACCTTCAGAATGGTCCTGTAGGactcctctctctcccactgtACAGAGAGAACGGAGGCTCAGAAAAGAGTAGCAAATTGCCCACGTCCCTTCCTTTGATcaatggcagagctaggattggAACCTTTAAGTCATATGAAGTAACATCACCCTATGTCCCAGGGGGAATCAGGCAGAGGGCCGGCTCCTGCCCCTGGGTCTCAGATCTGGCCCAGAGGTTGGGCTACCCCATCCCTTACGGGGCCTCAGATCTGGCCCAGAGGTTGGGCTTCCCCATCCCTTACGGGGCCTCAAATCTGGCCCAGAGGTTGGGCTACCCCATCCCTTACGGGGTCTCAGATCTGGCCCAGAGGTTGGGCCACCCCATCCCTTTACGGGGCCTCAAATCTGGCCCAGAGGTTGGGCCACCCCATCTCTTACGGCACTTTCTGTTAACGAATACAAAGCTTCCTGGTATGGAGCTGCTGATAGCCAGAGTTTTGCTTCTCTAAGGCAAGGTTTAATCAGAAAGGAGCACGGTGAATTGGGGAAAGCTCACGTGCAccggcgcccccgccccgccctcagCTTTAAAAGGGAATATTTGGGTTAGAACAAGATGTGTAAGAGGTCTCAGCGTGTTTTGCAGGGCCAGACAGAATTTTCAATAACCATTAATTTTCTTGCTCAATATTTTAACCCCAAATCTCATTCCAGAGTATGATGCTCCAGAGACTAGCACTGAACACTTGAGTAGAAAGAAACTTTAGAACTGAGGTCAAGGCCACCTcatgaaagggaaggaaatcaGTTCCTTAGGTTCACACGACTCAGCGGGAGTGCAAGAGCCTGGTCTGGACAACCTAGACTCATAATTTCTGTACTTTTAGCACCTGTGAGCCTCTCTAACAACAGGCCAGGTGCCATATTGTTGCAACTTGGCAAGATAATCAAGCCTGAAGGACACGCTAACTCTTGTGAAAGCAGGGAGAACCTGTCAGACCAACAGGGCACACGCCCTGGAACAGGCAGCTCTTTCCCCCTTGTCTGTGTTTCCCAGCAGCAAGACCAAACATGGTTCAACCCTCTTGAACTTTGGCTTGAAAAGGCTGGATAAAAATTTAGCACATTTACATTATTCTGCAGGATGCGAGCCGGCCAGCTATGGTCAGAACAGGGCCATTTCAGAGGCTTACCGTCGCGTTTCCTGTAGATTCCGGCTAACGGCTTCCCCTGGCATTTGACTTCGTGATGTGCAACTGAGTTCTCTTCCTGAAGGGGGGAACGCATTCCAGAGCATTTGTTCGGGCTCATGTAGGTATAGATCTTTGATTGCCCGGTAAATACATTCTCCTAAAACGACAAATGCATATTCTGAAAGAGGCTTGAAGAAGAAGATCCCACAAGATTTAGGCAGCCAAGGGGGCAATCAgaatacaaaagacaaaaaatagacAACATCTCTCAAAAACTGGGCTACTCCAGCCCCAGCAGAGCAGTGGAAGGTTCAGAATCCCCCAGGTCCAAGTCCGTCTCTAATTCCATTCGCTAAGGGGGGACATCTGGCCAGCAGAACCAGCCGTCCACAAAGGTCTATATAAGAAGGAAACAACCTACCCGTAGCAAGGAGGTCAGAAGGACCAGGGTAAACAAGGCCGGGATGGGAAGGGCTGGCCTAGTGCAGGAGCCGACTGCCCTGGCAGGAGCTGCAGGGACTCTGGCACAGAAGCGGGCCTCAGGGAACCTGATCAACCACTTCTCAGTCCTGAGGTCAGCTGGCAGGACCTGCCATTACTGCCTGAGCCTTCTGTGTGCCCAAGCCTGGCCCCTCTCAAATCATGCAGCCCAGCAGCCTCCACGGACTGCGGGACTGGGCTGCGGTTGGGGTAGTTCTCTCGGGCTAACTGGGGGGGTGCAGAGCTAAAGGAAGAAACGCCTAGAGACGTCGCATTTAGGGCGGTTACTCGACTGCGGTGGGCAGACCGGTGGGGCGGACAGGTCACTGCTGGTGTCTCTGGGTGTGCGGCCTCTCCTCTGAGTAAGCACAGACAGGAGGAGGGCCTTCCCAGAAACCCTACTGAGCCTTTCTGCCTGGTGAGCCATTCAACACCAAGTCAGCGAGACCCTGTGACCTCCCCGAGGGCCCCGGGCAGGCCCCGCACACTCTGGGAAGGCGGCCACCACAGGGGTGGCTGGGTCTCGGGGCCTGGAAATGCCATAAAGACACAAACTTTTACGAGGTCAAACACTGCTAGGGTCATGGCGGAGCGGGTGTGGACGCCACTCCCAGGCAGGCAGCAGAAAAGGAAGCTGCCCGGCCGGGCGCCCCGCCCGCACCCCCGCCCCAGGGCCGCGGGGGCGCCCACGTGCTCTCGGAGCGGGGTCGGCAGGGGCGCCCGGCCGCACGGCCCTTCGGGGCGCGCCGAGCGAGTGCGGGGAGGGTGCCTGCTTACCCCGTTGGTGCGGGGCCTCCCCGGGCCCCTCCGCTCCACCATCTCCGGGCCCGGGGCCGTCgctgccaccgccgccgccgccgccgccgcctccaccGCGCGGGGCTTGGACATCTTCCTGCCTGGAGAGGGGGACCcgggggaagcgggggagggggcgCTCAGGGCGCGGCGGGGCGGGGAGCGGGGCCGCCCGGGCCGGGCGCCGCGGCGGCGCCTCCCGCCGCAGCCATGTTCCGAGGGCCCGGCGGCGGTGGGCCGCCCGCGCCGCCGGGAGGCCGGGGCCGGCCGGCGGGGCCAGGCCGGGGCCCGAGTCGCCCTCCCGCCGCCCGGCCCGGCCGGGCCCCGCGCGCCGCCCGCCCCCCGCGCGGCCGGGCCCGACACACCCACCTGCAGCCCGGCCAGGCCCATGGCGGCGCGCCCCGCGCCCTCgccctcgccgccgccgccgcggcccgGCCACCAgcgctgccgctgccgctgctgctgctgctgccgccgccaccagcGCCGCCGCGGCGCCCCGGGGAAGGGCCGGCGGCGCCCCACGGCGCCCCCTTCCCCCATGGCCTGCGAGGCAGAGCCCGGCACCCGCGCGCCGCGGCAGCCCCGGCCGGCCCGGGACCGAGGACGCAAGGAGGGAGGCGCTGGCGGCGCGTCCTCCGCGGCCCGCCCGCTCGCCGCTGCCGCCACCCACCGTCCGCTCCCGGCCGGGGAGGGGGCTGGCAGGGGCGGCGCTGCGAGGCTCCTCCGgagcgagggagggagaaggggagggaacgAAGGAGGGCGGGCCCCGCGGCCGCGAGGAATCCCGACTCGGGCGCGCCCCCTCTCGCGCGTCCTCAGCCACTCGGGGAGGAAGGGGTGTGAAACATGATAATGACAGCCCGGGCTCTCGGCCGGCCAGGCTCCTACTCTCGCTGGCTCAACGGCTATTTCGGGAGACCCGTCCGTGCCAGGCGCAGTCGGCAGCGGTGAACGCGACAGGCGAGAGCCCTCTTGTGTGCCCGAGCCTGTGCTCACGGAGTGTTTTCCTGGGCATTTAACCTTCCCGGCAAGCCCCTGGGGGCCAGGTCCTGTGGCTAACCGTTTATGATGAGGATACTGAGCTTCCAAGGAGGTGCCGAGGCTTGTCCAAAGCCACAGAACTAGAAAGCGATCAGGTTAGGTGTCAAACCCAGGCGGTCTGCACCTGACCGGTCCGGACCCTGGGGAAATAGAGCCAGGAATTATAACGGTATGTTTGCTGGGTGCTTCTCTTGCATACCTTATGCCATTCAGACCTCACAACAGCCCTTTGAAGGTAGACACCATTGTTTTCTCTTCCACAGACAGGGAAAACAACCTCGGAGAAGTGAGGAGCTTGGCCAAGTTCTCAGAACTAGAAATAGATTACCAGGCCAACAGACCAGAGCCTACACTCCTGGCCACTAACTTCCaggttacaggtgaggaaataaaCATACAGGAGCAAATGGTGTTGCAGAGGGTTTAGCAAGTCACCCAAGTCTCCTGTCCCCGAGGAGATGTCCTGGGAGGCAGGGGTTCCAGTATACCTTACTGCCCTGAACCACTGTGCTGTAGCCATTAGGGTTTGAGGGCCCATGGCCAAAAGAGTCCCTGTATTTGTTCAAAGTCATAATGCAAACAAGAGACCTCGGGGCATCTAGCCTTGGGTTATGGCCTGAGAGGCAAAGATTGGGTATCTCTCCCTGCATCTGCCCCagaggtgctttgtgaccatagCCAACTCCCTTACCCAGACTAGGCCTCAGCATCCTCGTGGATAAAAACTAAGAACTATGAATTCCATAACGTACCCAGGGCACCTTTGACATCCACAGATAAACAAATGGCTGTCACTTTAAGTAGCTGCCTCCCGTTAGAAGGGATAAGACAGTGGATTAAATGGCAAGACACTGCTCAGGACAACACCTCCCAAATCAGCTCGTGCTTTAGAATCCTtcagagcagggctggggaacCCCTGCCATACCCATCCAACCACTGACTCCAGTGGAGTAGGCTAGTCTGCCCACTTGAATACCCAAGAGACTATGCAGAGTTAGGATTCTAAAGTGACACTCTGACACCCAGGTTGAGCCATCTGAAACAGTGTCTGTTACCTCTGCAGGGCAGAGAAGGTTTGTAGTTTGTTGCCAAACTATCATGGGAATCATGGTCTGGAGGCAGGAAGCAGATGCTCAGATCAGCTTGTCCATTTCTCATACTATTTTAACTCCCTCGCCCCCACTACACACACCTACTCAGGGCTATAGCTTTCTCCATCATAGCCCACAAAATGCAGGGGATACATTAAAATACAAGTC harbors:
- the KMT5A gene encoding N-lysine methyltransferase KMT5A isoform X1 — encoded protein: MGEGGAVGRRRPFPGAPRRRWWRRQQQQQRQRQRWWPGRGGGGEGEGAGRAAMGLAGLQENVFTGQSKIYTYMSPNKCSGMRSPLQEENSVAHHEVKCQGKPLAGIYRKRDEKRNSGNAIRSSMKAEEQKIKDARRGPLAPFPNQKSEATEPPKTPTSSCDSPNAAAAKQALKKPVRAKQAPRKKAQGKTQQNRKLTDFYPVRRSSRKSKAELQSEERKRIDELIESGKEEGMKIDLIDGKGRGVIATKQFSRGEFVVEYHGDLIEITDAKKREALYAQDPSTGCYMYYFQYLSKTYCVDATRETNRLGRLINHSKCGNCQTKLHDIDGVPHLILIASRDIEAGEELLYDYGDRSRASIEAHPWLKH
- the KMT5A gene encoding N-lysine methyltransferase KMT5A isoform X2 gives rise to the protein MGEGGAVGRRRPFPGAPRRRWWRRQQQQQRQRQRWWPGRGGGGEGEGAGRAAMGLAGLQENVFTGQSKIYTYMSPNKCSGMRSPLQEENSVAHHEVKCQGKPLAGIYRKRDEKRNSGNAIRSSMKAEEQKIKDARRGPLAPFPNQKSEATEPPKTPTSSCDSPNAAAAKQALKKPVRAKQAPRKKAQGKTQQNRKLTDFYPVRRSSRKSKAELQSEERKRIDELIESGKEEGMKIDLIDGKGRGVIATKQFSRGEFVVEYHGDLIEITDAKKREALYAQDPSTGCYMYYFQYLSKTYWFGTASAHLPCWGFRRIQSSRITTSSRWRGSVAWWPSARPWNRTSGSSHLAAV
- the KMT5A gene encoding N-lysine methyltransferase KMT5A isoform X3, with the translated sequence MSKPRAVEAAAAAAAVAATAPGPEMVERRGPGRPRTNGENVFTGQSKIYTYMSPNKCSGMRSPLQEENSVAHHEVKCQGKPLAGIYRKRDEKRNSGNAIRSSMKAEEQKIKDARRGPLAPFPNQKSEATEPPKTPTSSCDSPNAAAAKQALKKPVRAKQAPRKKAQGKTQQNRKLTDFYPVRRSSRKSKAELQSEERKRIDELIESGKEEGMKIDLIDGKGRGVIATKQFSRGEFVVEYHGDLIEITDAKKREALYAQDPSTGCYMYYFQYLSKTYCVDATRETNRLGRLINHSKCGNCQTKLHDIDGVPHLILIASRDIEAGEELLYDYGDRSRASIEAHPWLKH